The Pimelobacter simplex genomic sequence AGCGCCGCGAGACCCCCGACGGCGTCTCCGGTCTCTCGATGGTGCTCACCAAGATCGTGCTCGGCGGCCAGGAGGGCTTCACCGACGAGCTGCGCCGCGGCATCCGCCAGACGCTCGAGCGGATCAAGGTCGAGGCGGAGGCCTGATCCGGCGGTGACCGCCGGCCCGGTTGAATAGCCCCGTGAACGACGAGGGGCCGCCGAAGCCGGAGCCGGAGCCGGACGACGACGCGCCCGCGCCCCAGCCCGAGCCCGAGCCCGCCGCCGAGCCGGACCCGCCCAAGCCGGACCCGCCCAAGGCCGTCACCGCCCCCGGCGCGAGCCCGGCGGTGCAGGTGGCGACCGTCGCGGCGGCGATCGTGGTGCTGCTCGTGGTCGGCATCGTGTTCGTCGTCCAGGGCGCCAAGGACCCGGCGAAGCCGCCGGCCGCAGCCGGCAGCGACCAGACCACGGTCCCCGCTCCCCCGACGTCGGGCTACGAGCCGACTCGGGGCGAGCCGCTGCCGCCGCTGCCCAGCATCCCCGCCTCGTTGTGCCCGTCGGCGCCGCTGAAGCGGCCGCTGACGGTGCTGTCGTTCAACATCCATCACGGCGCGACGCCCGACGAGCGGCTCGACCTGGGCGCGATCGGCCGGGAGATCACCTCCTGGAAGCCGGACGTCGTCCTGCTCCAGGAGGTCGACGACGGCCGTTCGCGCACCGGCGGCATCCGCCAGGCCGAGGCGCTCGGCAAGGCCACCGGGCTCAACTGGGTCTACGGCGGCAACCAGGGCGGGGGCGGCTCGAGCGCGATCGGCAACGCGATCCTGTCCCGGTTCCCGGTGACGACCTGGCGCAACACCCACCTGCCGGTCGCCGGGGGCCGCGAGCTGCGCGGCCTGCTGCACGCCGCGATCAACGTCGACGGGACGATGATCAGCGTCTACTCCACGCACTTCGACCACGGTGCCGGCACCGCCCGGATGGCCCAGGCCCGGGCCAGCGCCCAGATCATGGCGGCTGACCCGAACCCCAAGATCTTCGGCGGCGACCTCAACGCCGGCCCCGGTACGGCGCCCCTGCAGGTGCTGCGCGCGGCCGGCCTCGGCGACGTCTGGGCGGTCGGCGAGGGCGCGGGCAACACGGTCCCGGCGCGCAGCCCGCGC encodes the following:
- a CDS encoding endonuclease/exonuclease/phosphatase family protein; the encoded protein is MNDEGPPKPEPEPDDDAPAPQPEPEPAAEPDPPKPDPPKAVTAPGASPAVQVATVAAAIVVLLVVGIVFVVQGAKDPAKPPAAAGSDQTTVPAPPTSGYEPTRGEPLPPLPSIPASLCPSAPLKRPLTVLSFNIHHGATPDERLDLGAIGREITSWKPDVVLLQEVDDGRSRTGGIRQAEALGKATGLNWVYGGNQGGGGSSAIGNAILSRFPVTTWRNTHLPVAGGRELRGLLHAAINVDGTMISVYSTHFDHGAGTARMAQARASAQIMAADPNPKIFGGDLNAGPGTAPLQVLRAAGLGDVWAVGEGAGNTVPARSPRNRIDYVLHDGWFTPLQSAVLRSAISDHRAVWTRVEFRKELGCFKIGE